The Meriones unguiculatus strain TT.TT164.6M chromosome 1, Bangor_MerUng_6.1, whole genome shotgun sequence genome has a segment encoding these proteins:
- the LOC110562668 gene encoding olfactory receptor 8G50-like: MLAGNHSTVTEFILAGLTNTPELQLLLFFLFLGIYVVTMLGNLCMISLILLSSHLHTPMYFFLSSLSFIDLCHSTVVTPKMLVNFVTVKNTISYPECMTQLYFFLVFVISECHMLAAMAYDRYVAICNPLLYNAMMSYQVCSFMVFGVYSMGLIGATAHTVCMLRVHFCKADVINHYFCDLFPLLELSCSSTFINELVVLCFSAFNILFPTLSILSSYVFIIASIFRIKSTEGRSKAFSTCSSHISAVTVFFGSAAFMYLQPSSVSNMDRGKVSSVFYTIVVPMLNPLIYSLRNKDVKVALRKLYEKSFS; this comes from the coding sequence ATGTTAGCAGGAAACCACTCCACAGTGACCGAGTTCATCCTTGCTGGACTAACAAACACACCAGAACTGCAgctgctcctcttcttcctcttcctcggAATCTACGTAGTCACGATGCTGGGCAACCTGTGCATGATCTCGCTGATTCTCCTCAGCTCCCACCTGCAcacccccatgtacttcttcctcagcAGTCTGTCCTTCATTGACCTCTGCCATTCCACTGTTGTTACCCCCAAAATGCTGGTGAACTTTGTGACAGTGAAGAACACCATCTCCTACCCTGAATGCATGACTCAGCTCTATTTCTTCCTGGTGTTTGTTATATCAGAGTGTCACATGCTGGCTGCAATGGCATATGACCGCTACGTTGCCATCTGTAACCCCTTGCTATACAATGCTATGATGTCCTATCAAGTCTGTTCCTTCATGGTATTTGGGGTGTACAGTATGGGTTTGATTGGCGCCACAGCTCACACAGTGTGCATGCTAAGAGTGCATTTCTGTAAGGCCGATGTAATTAATCACTACTTCTGCGATCTTTTCCCATTGCTGGAGCTTTCTTGCTCCAGCACTTTTATCAATGAATTAGTAGTTTTATGTTTTagtgcttttaatattcttttcccAACACTGAGTATCTTGAGCTCTTACGTCTTCATCATTGCCAGCATCTTCCGGATTAAATCCACTGAGGGAAGGTCCAAAGCCTTCAGCACCTGCAGCTCACACATATCAGCTGTAACTGTCTTCTTCGGGTCTGCTGCATTTATGTACCTGCAGCCATCATCAGTTAGCAATATGGACCGAGGAAAAGTGTCTTCTGTGTTTTATACCATTGTTGTTCCCATGCTCAACCCCTTGATCTACAGCCTGAGGAACAAGGATGTCAAAGTTGCTCTAAGGaagttgtatgaaaaaagtttctcatga
- the LOC110562667 gene encoding olfactory receptor 8G50-like, translated as MLQGNLSTVTEFILAGLTDKPELQLPLFLLFLGIYVVTVVGNLGMITLILFSSHLHTPMYFFLSSLSFIDLCHSTVITPKMLLNFVTLKNTISYPECMTQLYFFLIFAIAECHMLAAMAYDRYVAICNPLLYNAMMSYQVCSWMIFGVYSMALIGATTHTVCMLRVHFCKADVINHYFCDLFPLLELSCSDTYINEVVVLCFSVFNIFIPTLTILSSYFFIIASILRIKSTEGRSKAFSTCSSHISAVAIFFGSLAFMYLQPSSVSSINQGKVSSVFYTIVVPMLNPLIYSLRNKDVKVALNKFLEKNFFL; from the coding sequence ATGTTACAAGGAAATCTTTCTACAGTGacagagttcatccttgctggGTTAACAGACAAACCAGAGCTGcagcttcccctcttcctcctctttctaggAATCTATGTGGTCACAGTAGTGGGGAATCTGGGTATGATCACCCTAATACTATTCAGTTCTCACCTGCACACACCCATGTACTTTTTCCTCAGTAGTCTGTCCTTCATTGACCTCTGCCATTCTACAGTCATTACTCCCAAAATGCTGTTGAACTTTGTGACACTGAAGAACACCATCTCCTACCCTGAATGCATGACTCAGCTCtactttttccttatttttgcCATTGCAGAGTGTCACATGCTGGCAGCAATGGCATATGACCGCTATGTTGCCATCTGTAACCCCTTGCTATACAATGCTATGATGTCCTATCAAGTCTGTTCCTGGATGATATTTGGAGTATATAGTATGGCTTTGATTGGCGCCACAACTCATACCGTCTGCATGCTAAGAGTGCATTTCTGTAAGGCTGATGTAATTAATCACTACTTCTGCGATCTTTTCCCATTGCTGGAGCTTTCTTGTTCTGATACTTATATTAATGAAGTAGTAGTTCTTTGTTTCAGTGTTTTTAACATCTTTATTCCAACTTTGACTATTCTAAGCTCTTACTTCTTCATCATTGCCAGCATCCTCCGTATTAAATCCACTGAGGGAAGGTCCAAAGCCTTCAGCACCTGCAGCTCACACATATCAGCTGTTGCTATCTTCTTTGGCTCTCTTGCATTCATGTACTTGCAGCCATCATCGGTCAGCTCTATAAACCAGGGGAAAGTATCTTCTGTATTTTATACCATTGTTGTGCCCATGCTAAATCCTTTGATCTACAGCCTGAGGAACAAGGATGTCAAAGTTGCTCTAAATAAgtttcttgaaaaaaattttttcttgtga